In one Chitinophaga sancti genomic region, the following are encoded:
- a CDS encoding glycoside hydrolase family 32 protein encodes MHKIILTLSILLSTMWASAQPDTTVYHERWRPQVHFSPKAHWTNDPNGMVYSNGTYHLFFQYFPGGTTWGPMHWGHTISKDLIHWQEQPVALYPDSLGYIFSGSAVADVHNTSGFGKGGKTPLVAIYTNHDPKGEHDGKNDFQNQSIAYSLDEGKTWTKYSGNPVLKNPGIRDFRDPKVNWVETVKKWIMTLATQDHITFFSSPDLKNWTKESEFGKTLGAHGGVWECPDLLAFDHQGKKVWVLIVNINPGGPNKGSATQYFTGDFDGHTFTPGDSITKWIDYGADEYAGITWSNTGKRHVFLGWMSNWMYANEVPTKTWRNAMTIPRELSLVKENGHFYVSSLPVKELQASATTVSRRTNLKANGDVYMCTAPLYLTMKADELKDFTMSFHYGAGAELVIGFDKASNTWFIDRTTTGEHGFNKEFAARHTAPRIATGKGLELTLVVDETSVEMFADHGVITMTDIFFPNAPLQKISITADKELLIRQWQLSKLKSIWK; translated from the coding sequence ATGCACAAGATCATTCTCACCTTATCAATATTGCTCTCTACAATGTGGGCCAGCGCGCAACCTGATACCACCGTATACCACGAGCGCTGGCGCCCGCAGGTGCATTTCTCCCCAAAGGCACACTGGACTAACGATCCTAACGGTATGGTGTACAGCAACGGGACTTACCATTTGTTCTTTCAATATTTTCCCGGTGGCACCACCTGGGGCCCTATGCATTGGGGCCATACCATCAGTAAAGATCTTATTCACTGGCAGGAGCAGCCGGTAGCACTGTATCCAGACAGCCTGGGATATATTTTTTCCGGCAGCGCTGTGGCTGACGTGCACAATACATCCGGCTTTGGCAAAGGCGGTAAAACCCCGCTGGTGGCCATTTATACCAACCACGATCCGAAAGGAGAGCACGATGGCAAGAACGATTTTCAAAATCAAAGCATCGCCTACAGTCTCGATGAAGGCAAAACCTGGACGAAATACAGCGGCAACCCGGTGTTGAAAAATCCGGGCATCCGCGACTTCCGCGACCCGAAGGTGAACTGGGTCGAAACCGTAAAAAAATGGATCATGACGCTTGCTACGCAGGATCACATTACCTTTTTCTCATCGCCCGATCTAAAGAACTGGACAAAGGAAAGTGAGTTCGGCAAAACGCTGGGCGCCCACGGTGGCGTATGGGAATGCCCCGACCTGCTGGCTTTCGATCACCAGGGTAAAAAAGTGTGGGTGCTCATTGTGAACATCAACCCCGGCGGACCTAACAAAGGATCGGCTACGCAATATTTCACCGGCGATTTTGATGGGCATACGTTTACGCCTGGCGATAGTATCACAAAATGGATAGACTATGGTGCCGACGAATATGCGGGCATTACCTGGAGTAATACCGGCAAGCGCCACGTGTTCCTGGGCTGGATGAGCAATTGGATGTATGCCAACGAAGTGCCTACAAAAACCTGGCGCAATGCGATGACCATCCCCCGCGAACTGTCACTGGTAAAAGAAAACGGACATTTTTACGTAAGCTCCCTACCCGTAAAAGAGCTTCAGGCCAGCGCCACGACCGTGAGCCGCCGGACGAATTTAAAAGCTAACGGTGATGTATATATGTGTACGGCTCCCCTCTACTTAACGATGAAGGCCGATGAGCTGAAAGACTTCACGATGAGCTTTCATTACGGAGCGGGTGCGGAATTGGTTATTGGTTTTGATAAAGCCAGCAATACGTGGTTCATAGATCGTACCACTACCGGGGAGCATGGTTTCAATAAGGAATTCGCGGCCAGGCATACAGCGCCACGCATTGCAACCGGAAAAGGGCTGGAGTTGACGTTGGTAGTAGACGAAACTTCGGTAGAGATGTTCGCCGATCACGGTGTTATCACTATGACAGATATATTTTTCCCAAATGCGCCGCTGCAAAAAATAAGTATCACAGCCGATAAGGAACTGCTTATCAGGCAATGGCAACTTAGTAAATTGAAAAGTATCTGGAAATGA
- a CDS encoding SDR family NAD(P)-dependent oxidoreductase, which translates to MEQNNYNGALQKPIGSGFNATSTTRDVIKGIDLTGKTAIVTGGDGGLGLEITKALNLAGATVIVPARDVEKAKENLKGITNVEVEVLNLTEPDSIDSFAEKFLDSGKPLNMLINNAGIMWTPLHRDVRGYEGQFSTNHLGHFQLTSKLWDALKKAKGARVVNVSSSGHHYSPVIFDDINYNTREYNKFEAYGQSKTANVLFTVELDKRAQQFGVRAYALHPGLILETNLGRHLTFEDFVVLGILNPDGTPNPEAEAAMKKIQKSKEQGAATSVWAATSPQLQNIGGVYLEDVEIAKYDKTNYDSDPAYKSPGGFAGVAPFALDMEAAQKLWTLSEELTQAKFDIQ; encoded by the coding sequence ATGGAACAAAATAATTACAACGGAGCATTACAAAAACCGATAGGTTCTGGCTTCAACGCAACATCAACAACTAGAGACGTAATCAAGGGAATTGACCTTACAGGCAAAACTGCAATAGTTACAGGTGGTGACGGAGGTCTTGGTTTAGAAATCACCAAAGCATTAAATTTGGCTGGAGCAACAGTTATCGTTCCAGCTAGAGATGTGGAAAAAGCTAAGGAAAATCTAAAAGGAATTACCAATGTAGAAGTAGAAGTATTAAACTTGACAGAACCTGATTCCATTGACTCATTTGCTGAGAAGTTTTTGGATTCGGGCAAACCGTTGAATATGCTTATTAACAATGCAGGTATTATGTGGACGCCTCTACACCGTGACGTACGTGGGTATGAAGGGCAATTTTCTACCAATCATTTAGGGCATTTTCAACTTACTTCAAAACTTTGGGATGCATTGAAAAAAGCAAAAGGAGCAAGAGTGGTGAATGTTTCATCTTCAGGACACCATTACTCGCCTGTTATTTTTGACGACATAAACTATAACACAAGGGAGTACAACAAATTTGAAGCTTATGGACAATCTAAAACAGCAAATGTACTTTTTACAGTAGAATTGGATAAGAGGGCACAGCAATTTGGCGTTCGGGCTTATGCCCTGCATCCTGGTTTGATTTTGGAAACCAATTTGGGCAGGCATTTAACGTTTGAAGATTTTGTTGTCTTAGGTATCTTAAATCCTGACGGAACACCTAACCCTGAAGCTGAAGCCGCAATGAAAAAAATACAAAAAAGTAAGGAACAAGGAGCAGCAACCTCGGTGTGGGCTGCAACGAGTCCCCAACTTCAAAACATTGGAGGTGTGTATTTAGAAGATGTTGAAATTGCAAAATACGATAAAACTAATTATGATAGTGACCCAGCCTATAAAAGCCCTGGCGGATTTGCTGGTGTTGCACCTTTTGCATTGGATATGGAAGCAGCACAAAAACTTTGGACACTAAGTGAAGAATTGACTCAGGCAAAATTTGATATACAATAA
- a CDS encoding DUF4960 domain-containing protein, giving the protein MKKIFAFAFLLFCFACNKGDRGISLNLSAAVDITGFSVDTAKGLIDSSKATISISLPFGSDFTKVLPTIMVPAGALVTPASGAMVNLKNPVQYQVINGNIYKNYTVTAHETPAILQFKAAGDTGVIDEPTRSIKVIVPAGSDMTHIGVNIQLAAGATITPASDATVDFTNPVTFTVKTALASVNYTVTAIDANADKPVAFLGNYASKDAITNADELAAVNWFFATYPKAEYLSFDAVKAGTVALSRYTVIWWHEDATQTLPDVAYDNAVVTNIKAFRAAGGNLLLTTFASRWVEALGVVPAYKGPNNVFGGSLGGQSQDGTNNWGISVSADHIAHPIFNGLPLAADKAYPVVYLLDKMAFRLNHVSWWKVDEWGGYGDAAGWRAQTGGIDLAGPDGSANTNQNVTIAEFPKGDHNGATIVITPGSYDWYAEPNPTTNAASPANTYLSNVQKLTQNAIEYLKKQ; this is encoded by the coding sequence ATGAAAAAGATCTTTGCATTTGCATTTCTATTATTTTGTTTCGCCTGCAACAAAGGCGACCGCGGTATATCACTAAACCTTTCGGCCGCAGTAGATATCACCGGCTTTTCGGTAGACACGGCCAAAGGCCTCATCGATAGCAGCAAAGCTACCATTAGTATCAGCCTGCCCTTTGGCTCCGACTTTACAAAGGTTTTGCCCACGATTATGGTACCCGCGGGAGCCTTGGTAACACCGGCATCCGGCGCAATGGTGAACCTGAAAAATCCGGTACAATACCAGGTGATCAACGGCAACATTTATAAGAACTACACAGTTACCGCACATGAAACGCCGGCCATCTTACAGTTCAAGGCAGCAGGTGATACTGGCGTGATTGACGAGCCTACCCGCAGCATTAAAGTGATTGTACCCGCGGGCAGCGATATGACGCACATCGGGGTAAACATACAACTGGCCGCAGGCGCCACCATCACACCTGCATCGGATGCCACGGTGGATTTTACCAACCCCGTAACCTTCACCGTAAAAACGGCCCTGGCCTCGGTGAACTATACCGTAACGGCCATCGATGCCAATGCCGATAAACCGGTGGCTTTCCTGGGCAACTATGCCAGCAAAGACGCCATTACCAACGCCGATGAACTGGCAGCCGTTAATTGGTTTTTTGCTACGTATCCCAAAGCAGAATACTTATCCTTCGATGCCGTTAAAGCCGGTACGGTGGCCCTATCCCGCTACACCGTAATCTGGTGGCATGAAGATGCGACCCAGACGCTGCCCGACGTAGCTTACGACAATGCAGTGGTTACAAATATAAAAGCATTCCGCGCAGCGGGGGGTAACCTGTTGCTCACCACGTTTGCATCGCGTTGGGTAGAAGCACTGGGTGTGGTGCCGGCCTATAAAGGCCCAAACAATGTATTTGGCGGATCGCTTGGCGGTCAAAGCCAGGATGGTACCAATAATTGGGGCATTTCCGTCAGCGCCGATCATATCGCACATCCCATTTTTAACGGCTTGCCGCTGGCTGCTGATAAGGCCTACCCGGTAGTTTACCTTCTCGATAAGATGGCCTTCCGCCTTAACCACGTGAGCTGGTGGAAAGTAGACGAGTGGGGCGGTTACGGTGATGCAGCCGGGTGGCGTGCCCAAACTGGCGGGATAGACCTTGCCGGTCCCGATGGCAGCGCCAACACCAATCAGAATGTAACCATTGCCGAGTTCCCGAAAGGCGATCACAATGGCGCCACCATCGTGATCACGCCGGGTAGCTACGATTGGTATGCAGAGCCCAATCCCACTACCAATGCGGCCAGTCCGGCAAACACTTATTTATCTAATGTGCAGAAGCTCACGCAGAATGCTATTGAATACCTGAAAAAACAGTAG
- a CDS encoding glycoside hydrolase family 32 protein — MKRSFLYIALALALQACHKDKDTITTADIPNAADIYPAPPARWFGGDHPYYVAAGYVGDVMPYYDKDSFHVFYLHDARNGAAGFHPWAKFTTQHFTSYDYKGTMIPYGGTTDYDLALGTGSIVKVGDTYYAYYSGFNPNFNGTGGKYRDNTLLATSKDLNTWTKDASFLMRPETTNGYNFWEYRDPYVFFNTETNEYWMLVCGHKDDKAAVILYTTNDPAKGNWTLKDPLYTTTSYYVPETPQLFKWGSFWYLLFSENSVENTTRYRIATSSKGPWTTPANDKLDGQYMYSSKVATDGKNTYLFGWCATKGGSTDAGIRDFGGNLVVHQLSQNSDGTLNIGVPENVANAFAQNQALNVSLKQQSIDISGNNVSFKAANDVAYLLYDRLAGETKITATVNVQEGASCGLVFGMDKALQTTGFYKIDFSSSNDLLSGISPVGVDGKVTLHLEPGKDYQLKVLIAGSVCVVYVDDKVALTSRIYAANNNFWGLYASKAAVSFKNVQLFKL; from the coding sequence ATGAAAAGATCTTTTTTATATATCGCGCTGGCACTTGCTTTACAAGCCTGCCACAAAGATAAAGACACTATAACGACCGCGGATATACCCAATGCCGCCGACATTTATCCCGCCCCACCAGCGCGCTGGTTCGGCGGCGATCATCCCTACTATGTGGCGGCCGGTTACGTGGGCGATGTAATGCCGTATTACGACAAAGACAGCTTCCATGTATTTTACCTGCACGATGCCCGTAATGGTGCAGCAGGCTTTCATCCCTGGGCGAAGTTTACGACGCAGCACTTTACCAGTTATGATTACAAAGGCACTATGATCCCTTACGGTGGAACGACCGATTACGACCTGGCATTGGGTACAGGTTCTATCGTAAAAGTGGGCGATACTTACTACGCCTACTACTCCGGCTTTAACCCCAACTTCAATGGCACTGGCGGCAAGTACCGCGACAATACGCTACTGGCCACCAGCAAGGACCTGAACACCTGGACGAAAGATGCGTCTTTCCTGATGCGGCCGGAAACCACAAACGGTTACAATTTCTGGGAGTACCGCGATCCTTACGTGTTCTTCAATACAGAAACAAATGAATACTGGATGCTCGTGTGTGGCCATAAAGACGATAAAGCAGCGGTAATACTCTATACGACAAACGATCCGGCGAAAGGCAACTGGACACTAAAAGATCCGCTGTACACAACGACCAGTTACTATGTGCCCGAAACGCCGCAGCTCTTTAAATGGGGTAGCTTCTGGTACCTCTTGTTTTCGGAGAACAGCGTGGAGAATACCACCCGTTACCGCATTGCCACCAGCTCGAAGGGCCCCTGGACCACGCCGGCAAACGATAAGCTGGACGGCCAGTACATGTATTCTTCGAAAGTGGCTACAGATGGGAAGAACACCTACCTGTTCGGCTGGTGTGCCACGAAAGGCGGCAGTACCGACGCCGGTATCCGCGACTTTGGCGGCAACCTGGTCGTACACCAGCTGTCGCAAAACAGTGATGGTACACTGAACATAGGCGTACCGGAAAACGTGGCAAATGCATTTGCACAAAACCAGGCGCTGAACGTTTCCCTGAAACAACAAAGCATTGATATAAGTGGCAATAATGTTTCATTCAAAGCGGCAAACGATGTGGCTTACCTGCTCTACGACCGCCTGGCGGGCGAAACGAAAATAACGGCTACCGTGAATGTGCAGGAAGGTGCATCATGCGGCCTCGTATTCGGGATGGACAAGGCTTTGCAAACCACCGGTTTTTATAAGATCGATTTCAGCAGCAGCAACGATCTTTTGTCCGGCATTTCACCGGTCGGTGTAGATGGTAAGGTAACCCTGCACCTGGAGCCGGGGAAAGATTACCAACTGAAAGTGTTGATAGCGGGCAGCGTATGCGTGGTATATGTAGATGATAAGGTGGCGCTGACCAGTCGCATTTATGCTGCGAACAATAACTTCTGGGGATTGTACGCCAGCAAAGCGGCAGTGAGTTTCAAAAATGTACAGTTGTTTAAATTGTAA
- a CDS encoding helix-turn-helix domain-containing protein, with protein sequence MPIRQVNNNAEIVFTCSESVLYNTEMIAEEHSVVRVLSGELKVIQSNKTYVFGAGETHLFPRNRLATLIKSEKDGLPYKAIVVKLTQDVLRAFYEQKKMQTAMVSKTDYIIPLPKSPLLDSFFSSMLPYFDLDYKLPQELSQLKIQEAITVLRSINRDIDNILSDFSEPHKINLVEFMERNYMFNMPMEKFGYLTGRSLTTFKRDFKKAFSMTPQKWLTEKRLELAYYQLTKKGKKPIDVFYEVGFENLSHFSYAFKKQFGQSPAELAATKK encoded by the coding sequence ATGCCAATAAGACAAGTAAATAATAACGCCGAAATTGTTTTCACCTGTAGTGAATCCGTACTCTACAATACCGAAATGATTGCGGAGGAACATTCTGTTGTGCGTGTATTGTCAGGCGAATTGAAAGTTATACAATCAAATAAAACCTATGTTTTTGGAGCAGGCGAAACGCATTTATTTCCGAGAAATCGGCTGGCTACATTAATAAAATCGGAAAAAGACGGACTGCCTTACAAAGCCATTGTAGTAAAACTTACTCAAGACGTTTTGAGAGCTTTTTACGAGCAAAAAAAAATGCAAACTGCTATGGTTTCTAAAACCGATTATATCATTCCATTGCCCAAAAGTCCTTTGCTGGACAGCTTTTTCAGTTCAATGTTGCCGTATTTCGACCTGGACTATAAATTGCCACAAGAACTATCCCAATTGAAAATTCAGGAAGCGATTACCGTTTTACGATCCATAAACAGAGACATCGACAACATTTTATCCGACTTTTCAGAACCGCATAAAATCAACCTTGTCGAATTTATGGAACGCAATTATATGTTCAATATGCCAATGGAAAAATTTGGTTACTTAACAGGGCGTAGTTTAACTACTTTCAAGCGGGACTTTAAAAAGGCATTTAGTATGACACCTCAAAAATGGCTGACAGAAAAGCGTTTAGAGCTTGCCTACTATCAACTGACAAAAAAAGGCAAAAAACCTATTGACGTTTTCTACGAAGTAGGCTTTGAAAACTTATCACATTTTTCTTACGCTTTCAAAAAACAATTTGGACAGTCGCCAGCAGAACTTGCCGCAACAAAAAAGTAA
- a CDS encoding glycoside hydrolase family 32 protein: MQRYLILLLALCFPAVMAAQKYRPVYHFSPKHGWIGDPDGLIKFRGKYHLFWWGHAVSNDLVHWQELPYPMQGGDGTFTYFSGSVVVDKRNTAGFGDSAMVAVYTLHKNDSVPEAQALSYSNDDTLFHFYKHNPVLDIGSNSFRDPQVFWYAKDQRWIMVVTHPHLHKVSFYASPDLKHWEHLSDFGPMGAVANDWEVPDLFALDGKWVLTIGQGPNRMQYFTGHFDGRSFVSDPQPEALWADYGPDFYAARSWRNADDTASTRVTWMGWLGNWTYARDVPSRWGKGFESIPRDLSLQPFPEGLRLVQQPVPELKVLRRDSIVLPRRKVNGQMPLTLFGSNSYELEVDIDLQTAKGAGLQVLLGQGRSFVVGYDVQQKQLYIDRSNCSDTAFSAHFPVRMSAPLHTRQLQLHIFVDAASVEVFAQQGKIVLSATTFPSETQTGVALFAKGGTATVTHFIAWKLEK; the protein is encoded by the coding sequence ATGCAAAGATACCTCATCTTACTGCTGGCATTATGTTTCCCTGCCGTTATGGCGGCGCAAAAATACCGGCCCGTATATCACTTCAGCCCTAAACATGGCTGGATAGGTGATCCGGACGGACTGATAAAATTCCGGGGTAAATACCACCTGTTCTGGTGGGGACATGCCGTGAGCAATGATCTTGTGCACTGGCAGGAATTGCCCTATCCCATGCAGGGAGGCGATGGCACCTTCACCTATTTTTCAGGCAGCGTGGTAGTGGATAAGCGCAACACCGCGGGCTTTGGCGATAGTGCGATGGTAGCGGTGTACACCTTACATAAGAACGATAGTGTGCCCGAAGCGCAGGCTTTGTCGTACAGTAACGACGATACACTATTCCATTTTTATAAACATAATCCCGTACTCGATATAGGCAGTAATTCGTTCCGCGACCCGCAGGTTTTCTGGTATGCCAAAGACCAGCGCTGGATTATGGTGGTTACGCATCCGCACCTGCACAAGGTAAGTTTTTATGCGTCACCCGATCTGAAGCACTGGGAGCACCTCAGCGACTTTGGCCCTATGGGTGCGGTAGCCAACGATTGGGAAGTGCCCGATCTGTTTGCACTGGATGGAAAATGGGTGCTCACCATTGGGCAGGGACCGAACCGTATGCAATATTTCACCGGGCATTTCGATGGCCGTAGTTTCGTGTCGGACCCGCAGCCGGAAGCACTTTGGGCAGACTATGGTCCAGACTTTTACGCGGCACGCAGCTGGCGCAATGCAGACGATACAGCCAGCACCCGCGTTACCTGGATGGGGTGGCTGGGCAACTGGACCTATGCCCGCGATGTACCAAGCCGCTGGGGTAAAGGGTTTGAATCTATTCCCCGCGACCTGTCGTTACAACCGTTCCCAGAAGGCCTGCGGCTGGTACAACAACCCGTGCCTGAACTGAAAGTGTTGCGCCGCGATTCAATTGTATTGCCACGCCGAAAAGTAAACGGGCAAATGCCACTTACACTGTTTGGCAGCAACAGTTATGAACTGGAAGTGGATATAGACCTGCAAACCGCTAAGGGTGCGGGTTTGCAGGTACTGTTGGGCCAGGGGCGCTCGTTTGTGGTGGGCTATGATGTACAGCAGAAACAGCTATACATAGATCGCTCCAATTGCTCAGATACAGCATTTAGCGCACATTTCCCCGTACGCATGTCTGCGCCGTTGCACACCCGCCAATTGCAGTTGCACATCTTTGTAGACGCGGCTTCAGTAGAAGTGTTTGCACAACAGGGAAAGATCGTATTGAGCGCCACTACTTTCCCCTCGGAAACACAAACTGGTGTCGCCTTATTCGCCAAAGGCGGTACGGCAACAGTTACGCATTTTATAGCCTGGAAACTTGAAAAATAA